TAAAGTTTGAGGTTCGTCTGACTGCTTTGTCGGAATGATGGCAGGTTCAGGAGCCAGGGGCACAATAGAGATTTCTTCTGGTTTATTTATAATAACCTGATCGAACTGCTGGAAGGAATTGTTTCTTGGAACAAACAACGTGAAAGTACTTCCCTCATTAGGTTTACTACTTACCTGGATTTCTCCTCCAAGGATATAGGCCAGTTCTTTGCTGATGGACAAGCCTAGTCCTGTTCCGCCAAATTTACGGCTGGTAGAGCCATCTGCTTGCTGGAAGGCTTCAAAAATTAGCTTTTGCTTATCTTCAGGAATGCCAATTCCAGAATCTTTTACGGTTATTCCTATAATTTCTTCCGTTGTGTTTTTTAGCCGGTCAGAGAAAAAGTGAGTATCCTTGGATGTCCTTTTAAGACTTAGTGTGATCTGACCATATTCCGGAGTAAACTTGAATGCATTGGAAAGTAAGTTCTTGACAACCTGTTCCAGGCGGGATTGATCTGTAAGAATATTTTCCGGAAGGTCATTTTCAAGAATAGTATTGAACTGAATCTTTTTGCTTCTGGCAAGCTCCGTAAACAGAGATTCCATACCTTGTTTGATCGCTTCAGGTTTAACGGATTCAATGCTCAGCTCTACTTTGCCAGATTCAATTTTTGACAGGTCAAGAATGTCATTGATCAGACTGAGCAGGTCATTTCCCGCATTATGGATAACACCAGCATATTTGATCTGATCTTCATTCAGATTTTCAGGTCGGTTCTCTTTTAAGATTCTTGCCAGAATAAGGATGCTATTTAAAGGAGTTCTCAATTCATGACTCATATTGGCCAGGAATTCAGATTTGTACTTACTGGAAATCTCCAGTTCTTCAGCTTTTAAACTAATGGCTTCTCTTGCCTGGTTGATGGAAATGTTACGTTCTTCAAGTTGCTGAGCCTTTTCTTCCAGTTCAGCATTGGTTTGACGTAATTCCTCCTGCTGTACTCTTAGCTCTTCCTCAGACGATTGAAGCTGATCTGTTTTGTACATCAACTCCTCATTAGTTGTACGTAGTTCTTCCTGTTGACTTTCCAGTTCCTCAGCCTGCTGTTGGGTTTGTTCAAACAAGGCTCTTAGTTTCACTCTCGCTACAGCGCTGTTCACAGCAACACCAATGCTCTCGCTAATGCCCGTCATAAATAACACCGTTTTTTCATCAGGAGCTTCCTGAAGGCCAAGCTCAATTACAGCAAGGGTTTCGTCTTCAAAAATAATCGGTACAATATAAATGCAGTTTGGCAAAGTGTTCCCCAATCCGGAACTGATTTTGATATAATCTGAAGGAAGGTTGTTTAATAATTTAACTTTTTTCTCAACGGCGACCTGTCCTATAAGCCCTTCTCCAAAATGATATTGGTTTGTTTCTCTCTTTTTTGGTTGGTAAGCGTAACCACCAGTATATTTAAATGTTTTTTTAGATCTGTTGATCAGAAAAAAAGCCCCAATTGGCGCATTTACGTAATTGCTGATTCTGGTAATAATATTGGCAGATAGCTCATCAATCTCCTGTTCTCCACGCATGGCGTCGTTTACTGCGGTTGCGCCTGATAAAAGCCAGTTTTTCTGCTCATTTTCAGCGGAGACCTGTTCGAGTTGGAGGTTTGACTCTCTGATTTGGGCTTCTGTTAGTTTTTGCTGATCGAATGTTCTTTTGATATATGTAAAAAGAAACAGGATCAGACAGAATATGATTAATGAGCTCAATAAAATAATCCAGGTGCTTTTCTGGCTGCTGCTTACAATGTTGGTTTTCCTCTCCGCCAATAACCGAAATTCAGTTTCAACCATTTTTTTGCTAATGATCAACATCTGATCTTTATAATGCTGTCCACCTCCATTTAATACCCTGTTTGCTGCTGCATCCTTTCCACTCTTATCGTAGATGCGTATCACTTCCTGCATTTCCGCTACTTTTCTATGAGCGTAGGCATCAAGAGAATCGGCCCGTTCTATTTGTTCCCGATTGTCACTGATCGTTTTTTTTAATTCCTGAACGGTTTCCAGGATCATAGGAGAGTTCGTATTATAAGGTTTCAGGTAGGCACTTTTTTGAGATAAAATAAATCCCCTCAAAGCACTTTCTGAGTTCAGTACCTGTGTCTCCACATTTTTGATCAGATTAATGACTTCGTAGGTATGACCTTGCCATTTAGTATCTTCCTTCAGTTTTTCGACACTGAAGTATGAGGTTACGGCGGATACGAGGACAAACAATAAGGATACAGTAAAGCCTGTTAATACTTGTTGTTTAAAAGTTAGCTTAAACATATATGTTAACTATTAAATGTTAAGAACTTATCTGAAATTGTGAAATAAGATTGAAATGAAAGCCTGACGGAGACTGAGTTGGCTATTCAGTATGATCGACTACTGAATATAGTTTCCGGCATTATCTTTTACAATTTCAAGTCGCCCCCACATAGAGAGATAAAATCAACAACAATATTAATGATAATAAATTTTATTTTTGCTGATATGATTATATACGGAATACCAAATTGCAATACAGTAAAAAAGGCCAGAACATGGTTAGCTGAAAATAAATTTAATCCAGAGTTCCGCGATTTCAAAAAAAACGGTATTACCGCAGAGAAGCTAAATGAGTGGTGCGATACTTTTGGTTGGGAGAAAGTACTGAATAGAAAAGGAACAACATGGAAGAAGCTTAGTAAGGAACAACAGGATGGCGTTAGCGATCAGGAATCGGCAGTTCAGCTGTTGTTGCAATATACCAGTGCGATTAAAAGACCGGTTGTTGAGCTCAATCAGAAAGCATTGCTTATCGGCTTTGATGAAGGTAGCTACGAAACCCTGTTAAAGTAATTAACATCGCGCTGTTAAATTTTGTTAAATTGTATTCAGATGGGTAAAATCAACGTTACATTTGAATATGGCTAAGTATTTATTCTTGTTGTTGATCAGCATTGTCCCTTTTTTTGTCCGGGCGCAAACCTCTGTATCGGGTACAGTGTATGATTACGACAATAAGACTTTCCCTATCCAGGATGTAATTGTCAGAAACCTCAATAGCCGAGAATTTTCAAAAACAAAAGCTGCAGGTCAGTTTAGTATTCCTGCTAAGGTTGGCGATTTACTGGAGTTTTCTTATGTTGGTTATCATACTGATACGCTTTTTCTCATAGATCTTAAGCCAAAAACTATTTTTTTGCCTGGAAATTCAAAAACCCTAAATGAAGTAAAAATTATCAGCGCAAAGGTAAATCCTTCTGTACTTTACCGGGATCCTGATGCAAAAGAATCGAAGAGGTTCGGATCAGATGGATTGAGAGGAAAGGAAAACAATGACAAAGCTGGAGGGATGCTTTTTAACCTTGGCTATGGCAAAATGAAAAGAGAAAGGGAAAAAGAGCGTATCCTCGAAGAACGCGATAGCTACGAAACGGAGATCAGAGAAAATTTCA
This region of Pedobacter steynii genomic DNA includes:
- a CDS encoding response regulator; translation: MFKLTFKQQVLTGFTVSLLFVLVSAVTSYFSVEKLKEDTKWQGHTYEVINLIKNVETQVLNSESALRGFILSQKSAYLKPYNTNSPMILETVQELKKTISDNREQIERADSLDAYAHRKVAEMQEVIRIYDKSGKDAAANRVLNGGGQHYKDQMLIISKKMVETEFRLLAERKTNIVSSSQKSTWIILLSSLIIFCLILFLFTYIKRTFDQQKLTEAQIRESNLQLEQVSAENEQKNWLLSGATAVNDAMRGEQEIDELSANIITRISNYVNAPIGAFFLINRSKKTFKYTGGYAYQPKKRETNQYHFGEGLIGQVAVEKKVKLLNNLPSDYIKISSGLGNTLPNCIYIVPIIFEDETLAVIELGLQEAPDEKTVLFMTGISESIGVAVNSAVARVKLRALFEQTQQQAEELESQQEELRTTNEELMYKTDQLQSSEEELRVQQEELRQTNAELEEKAQQLEERNISINQAREAISLKAEELEISSKYKSEFLANMSHELRTPLNSILILARILKENRPENLNEDQIKYAGVIHNAGNDLLSLINDILDLSKIESGKVELSIESVKPEAIKQGMESLFTELARSKKIQFNTILENDLPENILTDQSRLEQVVKNLLSNAFKFTPEYGQITLSLKRTSKDTHFFSDRLKNTTEEIIGITVKDSGIGIPEDKQKLIFEAFQQADGSTSRKFGGTGLGLSISKELAYILGGEIQVSSKPNEGSTFTLFVPRNNSFQQFDQVIINKPEEISIVPLAPEPAIIPTKQSDEPQTLLIIEDDVVFADVLNDYALEKGFNPILAHSGDTGLEMAFSHLPDAIVLDIMLPVMDGWTILKKLKTDSRTKHIPVHMMSAGNEKASKAKKEGAIGFLKKPVEKEQLDEAFKLLSAAYLKYNFKSVLVIEDQELQSRELTQQLTEKGVDVKQAFTGKEALDLLDEQTFDCIILDLKLPDISGFDLLDQIKSQARHAHIPVIINTAMELDQEKMAHIMRYTDAMVLKSNKSNDRLIDEVSLFINKLKQNGPAAPSKPGAVKAKSVSTMEKVLKDKTILITDDDMRNIFALSSALQLYDLKIVIANNGREALERLEESEQIDLVLMDIMMPEMDGYESMKAIRLQKKFAKLPIIALTAKAMKNDREKCIEAGANDYISKPVDMDKLLSMLRVWLS
- a CDS encoding arsenate reductase, which gives rise to MIIYGIPNCNTVKKARTWLAENKFNPEFRDFKKNGITAEKLNEWCDTFGWEKVLNRKGTTWKKLSKEQQDGVSDQESAVQLLLQYTSAIKRPVVELNQKALLIGFDEGSYETLLK